Part of the Solwaraspora sp. WMMA2065 genome is shown below.
TTCACCCGTACCAAGCGGGCGGCCGACCGGGTCGCCGAGGACCTGGACTTCCGTGGCTTCGCGGTGGCCGCCGTGCACGGCGACCTCGGCCAGGGCGCCCGGGAACGGGCGCTGCGCGCCTTCCGTACCGGAAAGATCGACATCCTGGTGGCCACCGACGTCGCCGCCCGCGGTCTGGACGTCTCCGGCGTCACCCACGTGATCAACTACGACTGCCCGGAGGACCAGGACACCTACACCCACCGGATCGGTCGCACCGGCCGGGCCGGCGCGACCGGGGTGGCGGTGACCTTCGTCGACTGGGAGGACATCACCCGGTGGCGGATCATCGACAAGACCCTCGGGCTGGAGATGCCCGAGCCGCCGGAGACGTACCACACCTCTGAGCACCTCTACGCAGACCTGGACATCTCCCGCGACGTCTCCGGCACGCTGCCCAGCGCCGACCGTACCCGCGCCGGGCTGTCCGCCGAGGTCGAGGAGGACCTCGGCGGCCGCAGCGCCGGCCGGCGGCGGCGCGGTGACGGCGGCGGCCGCGCCGAGCGCGGAGCGCGCGGTGACAGCCGGGGCCGGCGGTCGTCGAGGTCCCGTCGCTCCGCCGCGCCGGACGACGCCGACCGGTCCACCGCCACCGCGACGACCGCCGGTGAGGACGGTCCCCCGGCCAGCCGCCGGCCGCGTCGTCGACGGCGCGGCGGTCAGGTCGTCAACGGCGGTGCCGGCACCGACTCCGGAGCTGCGTCCACCGACGGTACGGAGATCGCGGCCGCCGCCACGTCGGACGGCGGCTCGGGCGGTTCGACGCGCCGCCGCCGACGCCGCCGGGGTGGCTCCGGCGGAGCCGGCCGGGCCGAGCAAGTCGGCGGAGCCGGCCGGGCCGAGCAGGGCAGCGGCGGCGAAAACTGACTCGATCCCTCGCCGACGCCCTCGACGACGTCCGGGCGCTGCTGCTCAGCCCGCAGCTCACCCGGGCGGTCGCCGCCGGGCGTCGGCGCAACGCCGCCCCGTCGGTCGTTCGGGCCGAACTCCGGCCGGTCGCCCTGCGGGCCGGTACCCACCTGCAGATCGTCACCAACGACGGCACCCGTCCGGTGACCCGTAACCTGCCGCCGGGTGCCCCCGCCGAAGCCGCAGTCGACCAGCTGCTCGCCGAGCCGTTCGGCAACTGGCACGTCGAGACCAGCACCAGCACCCTGCAGCTGCGGGTGACCAAGAAGGGCACCGCGCAGGTGCACCGGTCGACCGCCGACCGGACCGACACCGGCCCCGGCGACCACGACCGGGCCAAGCGGTACCTGCTGGATCCGGACGACCCGCTGTTCGCCGCGATCGGCGCAAACGCTGCGAAACGCCGCCAGGTCGACGCGTTCCTGCGGGCGCTCGCCGCCACCCTGCCCGACCCGCTACCCGCCGGGCCGCTGCACGTCGTCGACCTGGGCTGCGGCAACGCCTATCTGACCTTCGCCGCCTACCGCTACCTGGTCTCCCGCGGCGGGCAGCCGGTGGTGACCGGCGTCGACGTCCGCGAGGACCAGCGGCGGCGCAACACCGCGCTGGCCGACCAGCTCGGCTGCGCCGGGCAGGTCCGGTTCGTCGCCGGCACCATCCGGCAGGCACCGGTCGAGCCGGCGCCGGACCTGGTGCTGGCGTTGCACGCCTGCGACACCGCCACCGACGAGGCGCTGGCCCGGGCCGTCGACTGGCAGGCCCGGTGGGTGCTGGCCGCGCCCTGCTGCCACCACGACATCGCCGCCCAGCTGCGCCGGCAGCCGGCACCGCAGCCGTACGGGCCGCTGGTCTCCGCCGGCATCCTGCGGGAACGGTTCGCCGACGTGCTCACCGACACGCTGCGGGCGACCCTGCTGCGGGCGTACGGCTACCGGGTGGACGTGGTCGAGTTCATCGACTCCCAGCACACGCCGCGCAACCTGCTGCTGCGGGCCCGGCGTGGCGGCGTACCGGACCGACGCGAGCAGCACCGGGCCTACCGGGCGCTGGTCGACCAGTGGGCGGTGACCCCCCGGCTGCAGACCCTGCTGCCGGCGCCGCCGGACACCGCCGGGTCCGCTGTGTCGGACGCCGCCGGGGCGACCGTGGTCAGTCGACCGTGACGGTGAACTCGGCGGTGTGCACCTCGCCGGCCACCTGGAAGTCCAGGAACATCCGGTAGTCACCGGGGCTCGGGGCGGTCAGCCAGAACTTCACCGCGCCGTCGACCAGCTCGGCCTCCGGATGCACGTGCAGATAGCCGAGGTCGCCGTCGCGCAGCGCGACCAGATGCCCGTACGCGCCGAGGTAGGGCTCCAGCGTCGGAGACTGGCCGGCCTGGCCCACCTCGAACAGCAGCGGCGTCACCACCCCGCGCTGTGCGACCCCGCGCATCCGTACGGTGAAGTCGTCCACCTCGGTGGTGTCGGCGGCGGCCGGCAGGTCGGTCGGCAGGTACTCGCCGGCCACCACGAGGTCGACGCCGAGCGTCAACGCGACCGGCGTACCGTCGGAGTCGCGCAGGGTGAAGTCGGTGTAGAGCCGCCAGATGCCGGCGGCGGCCAGCCGGACCGGGACGCTCCAGGTGCCGTCCGGTGCCATCGTCGGGTGCAGATGCTGGTACCCGGTCAGATCCCGGCGGGCGATGATCAGGTGCATCGGCTTGTCGTGCACCACGTCGAAGGCGGTGACCGGCCGCTGATCGGCGTCGACGATCTGGAAGCGCAGGTCGACCTGCTCGCCGACCGGCAGCTGCCGCCGCACCGGCACCAGGGTGTAGCCGCCGACGCTGACCGACAGGCCGGACACCTGGTCACCGCCGTCGGTGCCGTCGGTGCCGTCGTGCACATGCGGTGTGGTCCCGGGCGGGTGGGTGTGGTCGGCGGCGCCGGCCGCGTACTGGGTGCCGATGCTGGTCGGGGCGGTCACCGCCCGACCCAGGGCGAACCCGGCGAGCATCGCGAGCACGACGGCGGCGACCCCGGTCGCCAGCCGCACGGTGGACGTCCCCTGCCCCACCGGGTCTGTCGGGCCCGTCGGATCGCCGGCACCGGTCACTGTTTCTCCCACCTCGCCGACGGTAGTCGCTGCTGGCCGGCAACGCCTCGGCCGGGTCGTCGACTGGTCGTCGACTGGTTGTCGGCTGTGTCGTCAGCCGTGGCTTCCGCAACGCACCGTCGTTGTACCATCCGTGACCGTTAATAGCTTGGCAAGTAGGGCAGCCGCCCTCGTCACCGCTGTAACCGCCACGTTGCTGCCGGCTCCGGCCCAGGCGCAGGCCTCGATCGCCGAGTTGGACCGGCGGATCGACCAGGCGGCCCACCAGTTGGAGACGGTGGTCGAGCAGTACAACGAGATCCGGCTGGATCTGCGCCACAACCAGGAACGCGCTGGTGGACTCAGCGAAACGATCACCGAACTGGACCGGCAGCTCGCGTTCCGACACGACCAGGTCGGTCAACTCGCGGCCAGCAACTACCGGGTGAACGGTGCCCGACCCGTCGCCACCCTGCTGTCCACCGCGTCGGCGGAACACTTCGTCGACCAGCTGCTCATCGCCGACGTGATCAACCGCGACAACGAGCGGACGATCGCCGAGCTGCGCGACACCCGCGACCGCAGCGAAGCGGCGCGCCGGACGGCGAACGCGCTGATCGAGCAGCAGTTGCTGCAGCAGGAGCAGCTGTCCGCGACGCAGCGGCAGATCGAGTCGGACATCCGGGCGCTGACCGAGCTGCGGGACCGCCAGCAGGCGCTGCTGAGCCGGTCCGGCGCCGCCACCGCCGACCGCAGCCCGGCCGACCCACTGCCCGAGGCGGCGACCGGCAGCGCGGCCAGCGTCGTCGCCTTCGCCCACGCCCAGCTCGGCAAGCCGTACCGGTGGGGGTCGGCCGGGCCGCACTCGTACGACTGCTCCGGGCTGACCTCGGCGGCCTGGGCGACGGCCGGGGTGCAGCTGCCACACAACGCCCGCCGGCAGTTCGGCACCGTCACCCGCATCGGCCGCGCCCAGCTCCGCCCCGGTGACCTGGTCTTCTTCTACAGCAACGTGCAGCACGTCGGGATCTACATCGGGGCCGCCCAGATGATCCACGCGCCGCGGCACGGTGAAGTGGTCCGCGTCGACAAGATCGACCGGATGCCGATCAAGGGCTACGGCCGGCCGGGCTGACTCGGATCAGGCTGACCGGGCCGGGCGACCCCGTCCCGCTCGGACCGGGTCAGTTCGTGGTGGCGAGGGCGAACGGCAGCACCGCCGGGGCGCCGGAGCGCCGCAGCAGCCGGGCCACGGCGGTCAACGTCCAGCCGGTGTCGACCAGGTCGTCGACCAGCAGCACCGGGCCGGTCAGCCCGGACAGCGCCGCAGCCAGCTCCGGCGGCGCGGCGAACGCGTCGTGGACGGTACGGACCCGTTGCGCGCTGTTGCCCCGGCCCTGAGCCGACGGCGGCTCGGCCCAGGCCGGCTCGACCGAGCCGAGCAGCGGCAGCCGACCGACCTCGGCGATCCGTCGGGCGGTGCTGGCCACCAGCTCCGGGTGGGTCCGGGAGGCGACCGCCACCACCCCGACCGGTCGGGCCGGCCACGGTTGGGTGCCGCGCGCCCACTCGCGGAGCACGTCGATCACCGCACCGGCGACGTCGGCCGGCAGCACGGTGTCCGGCCGGCCGGCGGCGAGCAGGTCCCGCAGCCGGCTACCCCACCCCAGGTCGGACAGCCGCCCGACGGCCCGGCCGGGCAGTGCCTGCTCGTCGGGGCCGATCTTGCCGCGCAGCGGTACGCCGACCGCCTCCAGCCCGGTCGGCCAGAGCTTCTTCGGGGGGATCTCCACTCCGGCCCGGCCGAGGAAGGTCTCGGCGGCGCGCAGCGCGTCCGGGCTCACCTCGGACGGCAGCCACCCGCCGGCGCAGCGGTCGCAGCGCCCGCACGGCTGGGCCTGCGGGTCGTCCAGGCAGTGGCGGAGAAACTCCATCCGGCAGCCGGGTCGGCCGGCCGGCGGGGCGGTGTCGGCCGGTACCGCGTACTCCTGCATGATCTGCTGTTCGGCGGTGCGGGCCTGGGCCACCCGGTGCAGCCGGGCGGCGTCGTAGTGCCACGGCTCGCCGGTGGCGACCCAGCCGCCGCGCACCCGGCGCACCGCGCCGTCCACGTCTAGCACCTTGAGCATCAGTTCGAGCCGGGTGCGCCGCAGATCGACGATCGGCTCCAGGGCCTGGGTGGACAGCGGACGACCGGCGTTTTCGAGGGCGGCGAGCACCGAGCGCACCTGTTCCTCGCGGGGGAAGGCCAGTGACGCGAAGTACCGCCAGATCGCCTGATCCTCGGGGCCGGGCAGCAGCACCACGTCGGCGTACCGGTCACCGTCCAGGGCCCGGCCGGCCCGACCCACCTGCTGGTAGTAGGCGATCGGCGACGGCGGCGCGCCGAGGTGCACCACGAAACCGAGGTCCGGCTTGTCGAAACCCATGCCGAGCGCGGACGTCGCCACCAGGGCTTTGATCTTGTTGTCCAGCAGGTCCTGTTCGGCGGCGCGGCGTTGCGCGTCGTCGGACTGGCCGCTGTACGCGGCGACGGCGTAGCCCCGGGAGCGCAGGAACTCGGCGGTCTCGGCGGCGGCCGCGACGGTGAGCGTGTAGACGATGCCGGAGCCGGGCAGCGTTTCCAGGTGGTCGGCGAGCCAGCCGAGCCGGTGCGCGGTGCCGGGCAGGTCGAGCACGGCCAGCCGCAGCGACCGGCGGTCCAGCGGACCGCGCAGCACCAGCGTGTCGCCGAGCCTGCCGTCGGAGGCGGCGTGGTCGTCGTCGGACCGGCTGTCTGCGGTGTCGCCGAGCTGTTCGGCGACGTCGTCGGTGACCCGGGTGTTGGCGGTCGCGGTGGTGGCCAGCACCGGCGTGCCGGGGCGCAGCTCGCGCAGGAAGGTCCGGATCCGCCGGTAGTCGGGGCGGAAGTCGTGCCCCCAGTCCGACACGCAGTGCGCCTCGTCGATGACCAGCAGGCCGGTGGTAGCGGCCAGGCTGGGCAGCACGTTGTCCCGAAAGTCCGGGTTGTTCAGCCGCTCCGGACTGATCAGCAGTACGTCGACGGCGCCGGCCCGGATCTCCGCGCTGACGGTGTCCCACTCGTCGAGGTTGGCGGAGTTGATCGTGCGGGCCTGGATCCCGGCCCGTTCGGCGGCGGCGACCTGGTTGCGCATCAACGCCAGCAGCGGCGAGACGATCACCGTCGGCCCGGCCGGTGCGGTCGGCACCGACCCGGTCGGGGTGGCCGGGTCGGTGCCGGACGAACCGGTGCCGGCGCGCAGCAACGCGGTGGCGATGAAGTAGACCGCCGACTTGCCCCACCCGGTGCGCTGTACGCAGAGCACCCGCCGCCGGTCGACGACCAGCGCCTCGATGGCCCGCCACTGGTCGTCGCGCAACGTCGCGCCCGGCCCGGCCAGCCTGTGCAGCGTCTGCTCGGCGCGGTCGCGCAACTCGGCCCGGTCCACGGTCATGTCGTGGACCGTAGCAAGGACCGTTCAGCGGGTGGCGACGCGGACCGCCACGGCGGTGTCCGGATGGTCGGCGAACAGTCCGTCCAGCCCGAGTCCGTAGAACAGTTCGTACTCTGCGGTGATGTCGCCCCGGGCAGCCGGGTCGGCACCGATGCGGTGGTCGGCCGGCAGGAACTGGTTCTCCGCCCGGAACGTCCAGGCGTGCACCGCCAGCCGGGCCCGGTGGGCGTCGCGGATCAGCGAGGTCGGGGCCAGCAGCGCGCCGTCGGCGTCGCGCGGCACGATCAGGTCCTTGGTGGGCCCGATGGCGTCGGCGTACCGGCTGATCCAGGCGAGCCCGTCCGGGGTGGCCAGGTCGGCGTAGCCGCGCGGGTCACCGGCCACGACGAAGTCGTACGGCCGGCCGCTGCCGCCGAGCAACTGCACCAGCCGCACGTTGGTCATCCGGCTCAGCTTGCGCAGGTTGGCGGTCTCGAAGGACTGGATGAACACCGCATCGGTACGCCGGGTCAGCTTGTTGCGTCGCAGAGTGTCGACCAGTGGCTCCTCCAGCGGCAGCCCGATCGACTGGAAGTAGGTGGGGTGCTTGGTCTCCGGGTAGATGCCGATGGTCCGGCCCAGTCGCCGGCCCTCCGACCGGGCCAGGTCGATGACCTCCTGCAGGGTCGGCACCGTGAACTCACCGTCGAACGCCGTGTTGGTCGGCCGGACCTGCGGCAGTCGCTCCACGGCCCGCAGGGTACGCAGCTCGGCCAGGGTGAAGTCCTCGGTGAACCACCCGGTGACGGAGCGCCCGTCGATGGTCTTGGTTGCCCGCCGATCGGCGAACTCGGCGCGGTCGGCGACGTCGGTGGTGCCCGAGATCTCGTTCTCGTGCCGGGCGACCAGCACCCCGTCGGCGGTCGACACCAGGTCGGGTTCGATGTAGTCGGCGCCTTGACGGATCGCCAGCCGGTACGCCTCCAGGGTGTGTTCCGGCCGGTAGCCGCTGGCCCCGCGGTGTGCGATGACCAGTGGTTTCGGCTCGGCCTGCGGCGGCTTGCCGCGGGCCGCCGGGTCGGTCGCGGTGGCGGCGGACGGGATCGCCATGGTGGCCAGCAGGGTGCCGGCAAGCAGCATGATCGGCAGAGTACGCGACAACGTCATCTCCTCACAGGGGTGTCGCAGGGCGTCGTCGGCGTCAGTGAAGACGCCCCGGGCGACGGGCGGGAGACCGGTGGGCGACGGGCGGTCGGTGACCGGCTGACCACTACATGAATGCCGATCAATCTCTGATATTTTCGGCTTTTGCAGTGGTATGACATCTTTGATGCGCCGGCCGCTGCGAAACCCCGCCCGGATCGTGCCGATCGCGTTCCTCGGGGCGATCGCCGTGGGCACCGTACTGATGATGGTGCCGGCCAGCCGCCAGGGACCCGACGCGGCGCCCTTCGTCACAGCCCTGTTCACCGCCACCTCGGCGGTCTGCGTGACCGGGCTGGCCGTCACCGACACCCCGGCCTACTGGTCACCGCTCGGCCTGGTGCTGATCACCCTGCTCACCCAGCTCGGCGGCTTCGGGATCATGTCGCTGGCCACCCTGCTCGGCCTGCTGGTGTCCCGCCGGCTGGGGCTGCGCAGCCGACTCACGGCGCAGGCCGAGACCAACAGCCTCGCGCTGTCCGACATCCGGCGGGTGCTGCTGCGGATCGCGGCGACGATGCTCGGCGCCGAAACAGCGATCGCCCTCGTCCTGGCCGCCCGGCTGTGGCTGCACTACGACTACCCGCCGCCCCGGGCCCTGTGGTACGGGCTGTTCCACGCCGTCCAGGCGTTCAACAACGGCGGCTTCGCCCTCTACTCCGACGGGCTGGTCCAGTTCGTCGGCGACTGGTGGATCTGCCTGCCGCTGATCGTCGGCGTGGTGGTCGGCGGGCTCGGCTTCCCGGCCCTGTTCGAGCTGGCCCGCGAGCGCAGCCGGCCGCGGCGCTGGTCGGTGCACACCCGGCTGACCGTGTGGGGCACGTTGGCGCTGATCGGCATCGGCTTCGTCAGCATGCTCACCTTCGAGTGGGCCAACCCGCGTACCCTGGGCCCGCTCGACCTGCCGGAGAAGCTGTTGGCCGCGCTGTTCCAGGACGTGATGACCCGGTCCGGCGGGTTCAACACGGTCGACCTGGGAGAGCTCAACCCGGAGACGACGGCGGCCTCCATCGGAATGATGTTCATCGGCGGTGGCAGCGCCAGCACCGCCGGCGGGATCAAGGTGACCACCTTCTTCCTGCTCGCCTTCGTCATCTGGTCGGAGCTGCGCGGCGAGCACGACGTGGTGATCGGCCGACGCCGGATCGCGGCGGCCAGCCAGCGTCAGGCGCTGACCGTCGCGCTGATCGGCGTGGCGTTGGTCGGGGCCGGCACCCTGGCCCTGATCAGCCTGACCGACGACATCGGCGGTGAACAGGCGCTGTACGAGGTGACGTCGGCGTTCGGCACGACCGGGCTGTCCACCGGGATCACCGGCGACCTGCCCGACCCTGCTCAGGTGCTGCTCGTCGTGCTGATGTTCGTCGGCCGGATCGGCAGCGTCACGTTGGGCTCGGCGATCGCGTTGAACACCCGGCGGCGACGGTTCCACTACCCGGAGGAGCGACCCATCGTTGGCTGACCGTACCGGCACCAGGTCCACCCGGACCGTGGTCATCATCGGGCTCGGCCGGTTCGGCGGCCAGGTCGCCGACTCGATGCTGCGGATGGGTTTCGACGTGCTCGGCGTCGATTCCAATCCGGCGGTGGTCCAGCGGTGGGCAGACCGGCTCACCTACGTGGTGCAGGCCGACTCGACCGACACCGAGGCGCTGCGTCAGCTGGGTCTGCGGGACTTCCAGCGGGTGGTGGTCGGCATCGGCTCGGATGTCGAGGCCAGCGTGTTGACCGTGCTCAGCCTCGCCGAGATCGGCGTCACCGAGGTCTGGGCCAAGGCGGTCTCCGGCAAGCACGGCAAGATCCTGCGTTCCGTCGGCGCCCGGCACGTCATCTACCCGGAGGCCGCGATGGGCGACCGGGTGGCGCACCTGATCACCAGCAAGATGCTCGATTTCATCGAGTTCGACGACGGCTTCTCGATCGCCGAGACCCGGCTGCCGAGTGGTACGGCGGGCCGGCGGCTCGGTGAGACCGACATCCGGTCGCGGTACGGAGTGACCGTGATCGGGGTGAAGATGCCGGGGGAACGGTTCACCTACGCCGACCGGGAGACCGAACTTCGTGACGGCGCCCTGCTGATCGTCTCCGGCACCACCGAACAGGTTCAGCGGTTCGCCGCCGCCACCTGACCCGTACCCGCACCGGAGCCGTACCGCCGACGGGGTGCTACCGGACCGGGGACGTGTCGGTGGCAGGCTGACCGGTCGCCGTTTCCAACAGTTCGGTCGTCGCGCCCGCCGCCTGTCCGGCGACCGCCGCGACGGACACGTCGCAGATCAGCTCGTCGAGGTGGAACTCCAGCGGCAGCGTGTTGACCCCGTCGTAGTCACCCGCCAGCTGGAGCTGTGCGGTCGCCCCCGGGGCCAGGGTGGTGGCGTCGGCCGCAGGCCGCAGCCGTACGTCGCCGCCCTGCTGTTCCCACTGCCCGCCCCGCACCGCGGTGAGCCGTTGGGTGCCGGGGAAGGCGAAGCGCAGAGACCAGTCGGTCAGCTCGGCGGAACCGGTGTTGGTGACGGTGGCCGCAGCGACAAACTCCCGTCCGGAGTCGCCGCGCACCGTGTATTCGACCCGGCAGGGCGCCGAGGACTGGGCGGCGAGCCCGAAGTCCGGCGGCGCGGCCACCGCCTCGCGGAACCGGTCGGTGGCGGGTGTGGCACCGGCTCCGGCCCAGACCAGGGCGCTGAGCATCATCAGGCCGACCCCGATCACCACGGCTTCCGCGCGGCGCTGCACCCATGAGGTCCGCAGCCGGCGACGCCGGCCGATGCCGGTCGGGACCGGCAGATCCAGCCCGGTGACCTCGAGCCCGCAGGTGACATCGACGCCGACCGGGGGCGGGCCGTCGTCGGCGGCAGTGTCGGTGTCGGAGCCCGGCCGGTTCGGCAGCGGCGCGACCATCGACGGCGACAGCCCGGCGGCGACCCCGACGGCGGCGGCCAGCGTCTTCGCCACCTCCTCGCTGGTCGGCCGGTCCGCCGGGCACTTGGCCAGGCACCGCAGGGTGAGGTCGACCACCTCCGCCGGCAGTCCGGCGACCGGTGGCATCGGGTCGGGCACGGTGTGCAGGTGTGCCCGCAGCATCTGGGTGACGCTCGCGGCCTGCCAGGGCAGCCGGCCGGTGAGTGAGCGGTAGAGCAGCAGGCCGACGGCGTACACGTCGGTGGCCGGTGAGACCTGGCCGCCGTTGAGGCGCTCCGGCGCCAGGTACGCCGGGGTGCCGAGCAGGTTGCCGTCCGGGCCGACGTCGCTTTCGCCGGCCAACGCGGAGATGCCGAAGTCGACGACCTTTGCTCCCGTGCTGGTCAGCATGACGTTGGCCGGGGTGACATCGCGGTGGACGACGCCGGTGGCGTGCGCGGCGGCCAGCGCCGAGGCGACCTCGGCGCAGGCCACCACCGCGTCCCGCCAGGACAGAATGTGTTCCCGACGCAGCCGGGCGGCCAGCGACTCGCCGTCCACCAGTTCCATCACCACGTACGGCAGGGTGGCTGCGTCCCGGACGGCTTCGCCGTAGTCGTAGACGTTGGTGATGTGCGGGTGGCACAGCCGGGCGGCGGCCTGCGCCTCCACCCGGATCCGGTGGCGGAACACCTGGTCCGGGGCGTACTGCGGAGCGAGGACCTTGATCGCGACCTGCCGGTCGAGGATCTCGTCGTAACCACGCCAGACCACCGACGTCCCGCCGGTGCCGAGCCGTTCGATCAGCCGGTACCGGTCACCGAGCAGTTGCCCGCAGTCGTTCGCCACCCCACCCATGACTCCCGAGTTGCCCGATCTGGCCCGAGCTACACCTGCGGAACCGCATCAGGGGGCGACGAGCAGCTGGTCGACCGGGGCATAGTCGTCGGTGAGCGGCTGCGCACCGGCCACGAAATCGGTCAGCTCGTCCCCGGCGAGCAGATCGAACTCGGCACCGACCGAAGCGGTCAACCGGGCCCGTACCTCGTCCAACGGCAGTGGCCGGTCGGCGGCGAGGATGACGAAGTTGCTGCCGCTGAGCCGGGTCGCCGCCCCCGGCCGGGTGATCAGCGCCACCTCGGGGAACTCGGCCGCGACGGTGGCCACCTCGGCCTGGATGAACCGCAGCGGCGGGTAGTCGATCACGTTCTGCAGGTAGCTGCCGCCTGGTCGGACCACCCGGCGGATCTCGGCGGCCATCTCCCGGGTGGCCAGGTGCCAGGGCACCACCAGGTGCCCGAACGCGTCCCCGACGACCACGTCGACGCTGTCCGTGGGCAGGTCGGTGACCAGGATCCGGGCGTCGCCGACCACCACGGCCAGGTCGGGACCCGGCTGCACGTCGAGCTCCCGCACGCCCAGGTCGACCAGTCCACCGTCGATCTCGTAGACGGTGTTGCGGGTGCCCGGCCGGGTGGCGCTGAGGTACCGGGGCATGGTGAAGCCGCCGCCGCCGAGGTGCAGCGCGTCGAGCGGTTCCCCGGGTGGGGCGGTCACGTCGAGGGCGGCACCGATCCACCTGGTGTAGGCGAACTCCAGGTGGGTGGGGTCGTCGAGGTCCACGTACGAGTGGCGGGCCGAGTTGAGCAGCAGCAGCCGGCCGGAGCCGCGGTCCGGATCGGCCTGCACGGTGGCGCAGTGGTACTCGGTCTCCACATCGCACGGGTCGGGTGCGGCAAC
Proteins encoded:
- a CDS encoding serine/threonine-protein kinase, which codes for MGGVANDCGQLLGDRYRLIERLGTGGTSVVWRGYDEILDRQVAIKVLAPQYAPDQVFRHRIRVEAQAAARLCHPHITNVYDYGEAVRDAATLPYVVMELVDGESLAARLRREHILSWRDAVVACAEVASALAAAHATGVVHRDVTPANVMLTSTGAKVVDFGISALAGESDVGPDGNLLGTPAYLAPERLNGGQVSPATDVYAVGLLLYRSLTGRLPWQAASVTQMLRAHLHTVPDPMPPVAGLPAEVVDLTLRCLAKCPADRPTSEEVAKTLAAAVGVAAGLSPSMVAPLPNRPGSDTDTAADDGPPPVGVDVTCGLEVTGLDLPVPTGIGRRRRLRTSWVQRRAEAVVIGVGLMMLSALVWAGAGATPATDRFREAVAAPPDFGLAAQSSAPCRVEYTVRGDSGREFVAAATVTNTGSAELTDWSLRFAFPGTQRLTAVRGGQWEQQGGDVRLRPAADATTLAPGATAQLQLAGDYDGVNTLPLEFHLDELICDVSVAAVAGQAAGATTELLETATGQPATDTSPVR
- a CDS encoding fused MFS/spermidine synthase, which codes for MDSPPPDTPLRPGLAAALVFVSSGAVLVLEIVALRLVGPYIGVTLQTNSAVIGVALAAIAYGTWIGGRIADRRDPRPLLPAALVLAGITTAITLPLVRYAGELLRGSAVVGILLLTMVAIVLPAALLSAVTPLVIKLQLGDLNRTGEVVGKLSSIGTLGAITATLGTGFFLVATLPSSVIMMTLALLLGGSGIALGVYLHRTRPPTDATATATGGGADGGAAPGGRTGTATRSAVAVIGLLAVGLAVAAPDPCDVETEYHCATVQADPDRGSGRLLLLNSARHSYVDLDDPTHLEFAYTRWIGAALDVTAPPGEPLDALHLGGGGFTMPRYLSATRPGTRNTVYEIDGGLVDLGVRELDVQPGPDLAVVVGDARILVTDLPTDSVDVVVGDAFGHLVVPWHLATREMAAEIRRVVRPGGSYLQNVIDYPPLRFIQAEVATVAAEFPEVALITRPGAATRLSGSNFVILAADRPLPLDEVRARLTASVGAEFDLLAGDELTDFVAGAQPLTDDYAPVDQLLVAP